A genomic window from Phycisphaerae bacterium includes:
- a CDS encoding aspartate-semialdehyde dehydrogenase — MNAMFAILGATGAVGQEFIEILASRGVPADRVRLLASERSAGKRVRYGDSELAVEAVTPESFRGVDIGLFSAGASASREWAPIAVDNGVRVVDNSSAFRMDPNVPLVVPEINPHAISNARIIANPNCSTIIMNMAVWPLHRVNRVRRVVVSTYQAVSGAGLQAMIELQEQSRAVLDGRTPVPSVFPVQCAFNLFSHNTAIGADGYNVEETKMIQETRKIFGDPDIAITATCIRVPVMRAHSESINLTFDKPMSVESVRQILAAAPGVRLIDDRASNRFPMPIDASGQDDCLVGRVREDVSQPDGRGIDLFVCGDQLRKGAALNAVQIAELIANED, encoded by the coding sequence ATGAACGCCATGTTTGCAATACTCGGCGCGACCGGCGCGGTCGGGCAGGAGTTTATCGAGATTCTCGCGAGCCGCGGCGTCCCGGCCGACCGTGTTCGCCTTCTTGCGTCGGAACGGTCGGCGGGGAAGCGAGTTCGATACGGCGACAGCGAACTGGCTGTCGAGGCGGTCACGCCGGAGAGTTTCCGCGGCGTGGACATCGGGCTTTTCAGCGCGGGGGCTTCAGCCAGCCGCGAGTGGGCCCCCATCGCAGTGGACAACGGCGTGCGTGTCGTGGACAACAGCTCGGCCTTTCGCATGGATCCGAACGTGCCGCTCGTCGTGCCGGAGATCAATCCCCATGCCATCAGCAATGCCAGAATCATCGCCAATCCGAATTGTTCGACAATCATCATGAACATGGCGGTCTGGCCGCTGCATCGTGTCAATCGTGTGCGACGGGTGGTCGTCAGCACCTATCAGGCGGTGAGTGGCGCCGGCTTGCAGGCGATGATCGAATTGCAGGAGCAATCGCGCGCCGTGCTCGACGGGCGAACGCCCGTGCCGAGCGTGTTCCCGGTTCAATGCGCGTTCAATCTGTTCAGTCATAACACGGCGATCGGAGCGGACGGATACAACGTCGAAGAGACGAAAATGATTCAGGAGACGCGAAAGATCTTCGGCGATCCGGACATCGCCATCACGGCGACTTGCATACGCGTTCCGGTGATGAGGGCCCACAGCGAGTCGATCAACCTGACATTCGACAAGCCGATGTCGGTCGAATCCGTCCGCCAGATTCTCGCTGCCGCCCCCGGGGTGCGGCTCATCGATGATCGAGCCAGCAATCGATTCCCGATGCCGATCGATGCGAGCGGTCAAGACGATTGCCTTGTCGGCCGAGTTCGGGAGGATGTGAGCCAGCCGGACGGACGCGGAATTGATCTGTTCGTCTGCGGCGATCAACTTCGAAAGGGGGCCGCGCTCAACGCAGTGCAGATTGCCGAGCTGATTGCGAATGAGGATTGA
- a CDS encoding adenylosuccinate lyase, producing MKTTRTRKTVSFDAASADVYQSPLVGRNASREMAELFSMRRRALTWRRIWLALAESQHELGLPITSSQLRSLRGALDDINLASAREHEVRLRHDVMAHLHAYGDVAPDARGILHLGATSMDIVDNADLILMREAMGVIREWLVSAVEALARRAKEFRDLPCLGFTHYQPAQLTTVGKRVSLWCVDFARDLEEIDGRIRTLRFRGIRGATGTQASFLALMKGNAAKVRKLERLVAAKLGFDECEPVVGQTYSRKIDAHVVSALANIAAGAHKFANDLRLLANLKEMEEPFGKSQIGSSAMAYKRNPMLCERATGLARFVISLAQSGFQNAAEQWLERTLDDSSNKRLLIPEAFLATDGILQIVVQVARGFVVYPQVIAAHVEAELPFMATEDILMAAAAAGGDRQALHERIRVHSQAAAAEVKLKGRANDLLARLRRDEAFAGVKISELMRPDAFVGLAAKQVDEFLSRTITPLLKRHHGVRRRDPEISV from the coding sequence ATGAAAACGACCCGTACTCGAAAAACAGTATCATTCGACGCGGCATCAGCGGATGTCTATCAAAGTCCGCTAGTGGGTCGCAATGCGTCGCGAGAAATGGCGGAGCTTTTTTCGATGCGTCGGCGAGCGCTGACTTGGCGTCGAATCTGGCTCGCATTGGCCGAATCACAGCACGAACTGGGCCTGCCGATCACTTCCAGCCAGCTGCGGTCCCTGCGCGGAGCGCTGGATGACATCAATCTGGCATCCGCGCGTGAACATGAAGTGAGGTTGCGGCATGATGTGATGGCGCATCTGCATGCCTACGGTGATGTCGCTCCGGATGCACGCGGCATATTGCATCTGGGCGCGACGAGCATGGACATCGTCGATAATGCCGACCTCATTCTGATGCGCGAGGCGATGGGCGTCATCCGCGAGTGGCTGGTCAGCGCGGTCGAGGCACTTGCCCGCCGCGCGAAGGAATTCCGCGATCTGCCGTGTCTCGGATTCACCCATTATCAGCCGGCGCAACTGACAACCGTTGGAAAGCGCGTCAGTCTCTGGTGCGTGGATTTTGCACGTGATCTGGAGGAAATCGACGGCCGTATTCGCACGCTTCGATTTCGCGGCATTCGCGGCGCGACGGGAACGCAGGCGAGTTTCCTCGCGCTGATGAAAGGCAATGCAGCCAAGGTGCGGAAGCTTGAAAGGCTGGTCGCAGCGAAGCTCGGCTTCGATGAATGCGAGCCGGTTGTCGGGCAGACTTATTCGCGCAAGATCGATGCACACGTGGTATCGGCATTGGCTAACATCGCCGCCGGCGCGCACAAATTCGCCAATGATCTTCGATTGCTTGCAAACCTGAAGGAAATGGAGGAGCCGTTCGGCAAGTCACAGATCGGCAGTTCGGCAATGGCCTACAAGCGCAATCCCATGCTCTGTGAGCGGGCAACCGGCCTGGCGCGATTTGTCATTTCCCTGGCGCAGTCCGGTTTTCAGAATGCGGCTGAACAGTGGCTCGAACGAACGCTGGACGATTCGAGCAACAAGCGACTGTTGATCCCGGAGGCGTTCCTGGCCACGGACGGGATTTTGCAGATTGTCGTGCAAGTGGCACGCGGCTTTGTTGTTTATCCGCAGGTCATAGCCGCGCATGTCGAAGCAGAGCTTCCATTCATGGCGACCGAGGACATCCTCATGGCGGCGGCGGCGGCCGGCGGCGATAGACAGGCGCTGCATGAGCGCATCCGCGTTCATTCGCAGGCGGCGGCAGCGGAGGTGAAACTGAAAGGGCGGGCGAACGACCTGTTGGCGCGCCTCCGGCGCGACGAAGCGTTCGCGGGTGTAAAGATTAGTGAACTGATGCGACCGGATGCATTCGTCGGACTGGCGGCGAAGCAGGTGGACGAGTTTCTCTCTAGAACGATCACTCCGCTGCTGAAGAGGCACCACGGCGTGCGGCGGCGCGATCCGGAGATCAGCGTATGA
- a CDS encoding aspartate kinase — translation MGLVVQKFGGTSVKDAEMIHRAARRAIRAKIEGHQVVVVVSAMGDYTDKLIDLAYQVTDRPSRREMDQLLSTGEQVSIALMAMAIHHAGHDAISLTGGQVGLRTYGAFGRARIREITQKNRIIQLLKEGSIVIVAGFQGVDESANVTTLGRGGSDTTAVALAAALGADVCEIYTDVDGIYTADPRVVPEARKLPYIFYDEMLELASLGAQVMHSRSIELGKNYGVTIHVRSSYTDARGTDIVKESSDLQQVIVRGAALKKDLARVEITGVPNRPGLAAELFTRVAEQGVIVDDIIQVIHEGGRTADISFTIEAAEKKDAESICGSFANEIPGVVIKIREGLAKVSVVGVGMRTHTGVASRMFDALHKTNVNIENISTSEIVISVIVKADDGPTALRAIHSAFELSQEPAEPRA, via the coding sequence ATGGGTCTCGTCGTTCAGAAATTCGGCGGCACGAGCGTCAAAGACGCCGAAATGATCCACCGTGCCGCCCGCCGAGCGATTCGTGCCAAAATAGAAGGTCATCAGGTCGTTGTCGTCGTCTCGGCGATGGGCGACTACACGGACAAGCTGATCGATCTGGCTTATCAGGTGACGGACCGCCCCAGCCGCCGAGAGATGGACCAGCTCCTATCCACCGGCGAGCAAGTCTCCATCGCCCTGATGGCAATGGCGATCCACCACGCGGGTCATGATGCAATCAGTCTGACCGGCGGGCAGGTCGGTCTGAGGACCTATGGCGCCTTCGGCCGGGCGCGAATCCGCGAAATCACCCAGAAGAACCGAATTATCCAGCTGTTGAAGGAAGGCAGCATCGTCATTGTCGCGGGCTTCCAGGGGGTGGACGAATCGGCCAACGTGACGACGCTCGGGCGCGGCGGATCCGATACGACCGCTGTCGCGCTGGCCGCGGCACTGGGCGCGGACGTGTGCGAGATTTATACCGACGTGGACGGAATCTACACGGCCGATCCGCGTGTGGTGCCGGAAGCAAGAAAACTGCCGTACATTTTCTATGACGAGATGCTGGAGCTGGCTTCGCTCGGCGCGCAGGTCATGCACTCCCGCAGCATCGAGTTGGGCAAGAACTACGGCGTCACCATTCACGTCCGCAGCAGCTATACCGACGCAAGAGGAACTGACATCGTGAAGGAATCATCCGATTTGCAGCAGGTGATTGTGCGCGGCGCCGCACTGAAGAAAGACCTCGCCCGGGTTGAGATCACGGGCGTGCCCAATCGCCCGGGTCTGGCCGCCGAATTGTTCACCCGGGTCGCCGAACAGGGCGTGATCGTTGACGATATTATTCAGGTCATCCACGAGGGAGGCCGGACCGCCGACATCAGCTTCACCATCGAAGCGGCCGAAAAGAAAGACGCCGAGAGCATCTGCGGCAGCTTTGCCAACGAGATTCCCGGTGTGGTCATCAAGATTCGCGAAGGACTGGCGAAGGTCTCGGTCGTCGGCGTCGGAATGCGCACGCATACCGGCGTTGCATCGAGAATGTTCGACGCACTGCACAAAACGAACGTCAATATCGAGAACATCAGCACGAGCGAAATCGTCATCAGCGTGATCGTCAAGGCTGACGACGGCCCTACAGCGCTCCGTGCCATACATTCGGCATTCGAACTGAGCCAGGAGCCTGCCGAACCCAGGGCCTAG
- the pyrE gene encoding orotate phosphoribosyltransferase: MTKVELAERIRAASYREGDFVLRSGRRSTFYVDKYLFETQPDILAEVGRLLAAHAGAGTTRIAGAELGGVALAAAASMASGLPFLIVRNSRKDYGMGKLFEGHVENGDRVLLVEDIATTGGQVLEAARMLSEFGATVEKIVAVVDRAEGAAENIRGAGYEFAALLTGKDLRLPGAAY; the protein is encoded by the coding sequence ATGACGAAGGTGGAATTGGCTGAGCGAATTCGTGCGGCGAGTTATCGCGAGGGGGATTTTGTGCTGCGATCCGGCCGTCGCTCCACCTTTTATGTCGACAAGTACCTTTTTGAAACGCAGCCGGACATCCTGGCGGAGGTCGGCCGTTTGCTGGCTGCCCATGCGGGCGCGGGGACAACTCGAATTGCCGGCGCCGAACTGGGTGGGGTAGCGCTGGCCGCCGCCGCGTCGATGGCTTCGGGTCTACCTTTCCTGATCGTGCGAAATTCCAGGAAAGACTACGGCATGGGTAAATTGTTCGAAGGTCACGTCGAGAACGGCGACCGCGTGCTGCTGGTTGAGGACATTGCGACGACAGGTGGCCAGGTGCTTGAAGCCGCCAGGATGCTCTCGGAATTTGGTGCAACCGTGGAGAAAATCGTGGCGGTGGTCGACCGGGCCGAAGGAGCCGCGGAGAATATCCGCGGGGCGGGGTACGAATTTGCGGCGCTGCTGACCGGCAAAGACCTTCGGCTGCCGGGTGCGGCGTATTAG
- a CDS encoding secondary thiamine-phosphate synthase enzyme YjbQ, producing MKAFRKELWFEIPTRRAYLNITPQVEAALTESGVREGMCLVNAMHISASVFINDDEQGLHSDFDRWLEQLAPHEPIRQYRHNDTGEDNADAHLKRTIMGREVVIAITSGKLDFGPWEQIFYGEFDGRRKKRVLVKIIGE from the coding sequence ATGAAGGCGTTTCGTAAGGAGCTTTGGTTCGAGATTCCCACCCGCAGGGCCTACCTCAATATCACGCCACAGGTTGAGGCGGCGCTCACGGAAAGCGGCGTTCGCGAGGGTATGTGCCTCGTGAATGCGATGCACATCAGCGCAAGTGTTTTCATCAACGATGACGAGCAAGGCCTGCACTCCGACTTCGATCGCTGGCTGGAACAACTGGCGCCGCACGAGCCGATTCGGCAGTATCGGCACAATGACACCGGTGAGGACAACGCCGACGCGCACCTGAAACGAACGATCATGGGCCGCGAAGTGGTCATCGCGATCACGTCCGGAAAGCTGGATTTCGGACCGTGGGAGCAGATCTTTTACGGCGAGTTTGACGGGCGGCGCAAAAAACGCGTGCTTGTGAAAATCATCGGCGAGTGA
- the purM gene encoding phosphoribosylformylglycinamidine cyclo-ligase, with the protein MAKHRPPSSPPLTYKSSGVDIDANDVMVERIKHAMKRTYDPRVISRHGGFAGLMRLDFRERLLRRGYKDPVLAAGADGVGSKLLLGIEWNRIADLGIDLVAMNVNDVLTCGAEPLFFLDYVACHKLDPDEVALLVDGISRGCALAGCALLGGETAEMPALYAPTHFDLAGFCVGVVEHNRIIDGRRTQPGDVVIGIASSGIHSNGYSLVRAALQRLDKRKSSPPIDLGESLEDAVMRPTRIYVKSVLSLLQKYKRKRVVLAMSHITGSGLEGNVPRVVPENCNVVLNRGSWPIPPVFRLIESLGVDEEEMYRVFNMGIGFVLVVSPPFVNSVLGHLRKSGETASVIGVIRRGKGELIWK; encoded by the coding sequence ATGGCCAAACACCGACCGCCAAGCTCCCCTCCACTGACTTATAAGTCATCCGGCGTCGACATCGACGCCAACGACGTCATGGTTGAGAGGATCAAACACGCCATGAAGCGCACCTATGACCCCAGGGTCATTTCGCGACATGGCGGCTTTGCCGGCCTCATGCGACTCGATTTTCGTGAAAGACTGCTCCGGCGTGGCTACAAGGATCCGGTCCTGGCCGCCGGCGCGGACGGCGTCGGATCCAAGTTGCTTCTCGGCATCGAATGGAACCGCATCGCCGATCTCGGGATCGACCTGGTTGCGATGAATGTGAACGATGTCCTTACCTGCGGCGCCGAGCCGCTCTTCTTTCTCGACTATGTCGCCTGTCACAAGCTGGATCCCGATGAAGTGGCCCTCCTCGTCGACGGTATCTCGCGAGGGTGCGCTCTCGCGGGCTGCGCGCTGCTCGGTGGCGAGACGGCCGAAATGCCGGCACTTTATGCGCCCACGCATTTCGATCTGGCCGGATTTTGCGTCGGTGTGGTCGAACACAATCGCATCATCGACGGCCGCCGCACCCAGCCGGGTGACGTGGTCATCGGCATTGCCTCCAGCGGCATACATTCGAATGGCTACTCGCTCGTGCGTGCGGCACTGCAACGTCTGGACAAGCGCAAGAGCTCGCCGCCAATCGACCTGGGTGAATCCCTGGAAGACGCCGTCATGCGTCCGACACGAATCTACGTGAAATCGGTGCTGTCGCTCCTGCAGAAATACAAGCGCAAACGCGTGGTGCTGGCGATGTCACATATCACAGGCAGCGGCCTTGAGGGCAATGTGCCGCGCGTGGTACCCGAGAACTGCAATGTCGTACTGAATCGAGGATCGTGGCCGATACCGCCGGTGTTCAGATTGATCGAATCACTTGGTGTGGACGAGGAGGAGATGTACCGCGTCTTTAACATGGGTATTGGCTTCGTTCTCGTGGTGAGTCCTCCGTTTGTAAACAGCGTGCTTGGCCACCTTCGGAAATCCGGCGAAACGGCATCCGTCATCGGCGTGATCCGGCGAGGAAAAGGCGAACTGATCTGGAAGTAG
- a CDS encoding MBOAT family protein: MIFSSWQFAFFFWPVFGLYWALPTLRARHLLLLVASYVFYMAWNPWLVSLLIASTVIDYAAGIGMDAATDRGRRKLLLVLSLVSNLGMLAVFKYADFFVSSLESLLASMGLPANRSTLSIILPVGISFYTFQTLSYTIDIYRREIRATRSFVEFALFVAFFPQLVAGPIVKAREFLPQLQSMKRFEWPRIESGIVLFLFGLTKKLLIADHLATFVDPVFSDPMRFRTGDLWLAMFCYGGQIYCDFSGYTDMAIAIARMMGYDFAPNFASPYLSVNLSEFWRRWHISLSSWLRDYLYIPLGGSRLGRWITARNLLITMLLGGLWHGASWTFVIWGGIHGVALILMRVFTSRTQSAPGPGRRLFNWAATLMIVHIAWVYFRCQPMTLADGLGRESTAAALNRAWYFMRHLFIPAEVPDPIWLMNKLPSVMLLGLLAILHCYEEWVRRDRPRLRLPAPVAGFGYATWIILLVIFSPANSHPFIYFQF; encoded by the coding sequence GTGATTTTTTCGAGTTGGCAATTCGCTTTTTTCTTTTGGCCCGTCTTCGGGCTGTATTGGGCCCTGCCGACCCTCCGAGCGCGCCATCTGCTCCTGCTGGTGGCGAGCTACGTGTTTTACATGGCGTGGAATCCGTGGCTTGTGTCGCTGCTCATCGCGTCAACGGTGATTGACTATGCCGCGGGTATCGGCATGGATGCAGCGACTGACCGGGGGCGCCGAAAGCTGCTTCTGGTGCTTTCACTCGTTTCGAATCTGGGGATGCTTGCGGTTTTCAAGTATGCCGATTTCTTCGTGTCCTCCTTGGAGAGTTTGTTGGCGTCGATGGGCCTGCCGGCAAATCGATCGACCTTGTCAATCATTCTGCCGGTGGGAATCAGTTTCTACACATTTCAGACGCTGAGCTACACGATCGATATTTACCGACGCGAGATTCGTGCGACGCGCTCCTTCGTCGAATTTGCCTTGTTTGTCGCGTTCTTTCCGCAACTCGTGGCGGGGCCGATCGTCAAGGCGAGGGAGTTCCTTCCGCAGTTGCAGTCGATGAAACGATTCGAATGGCCGCGAATCGAATCGGGAATCGTGTTGTTCCTGTTTGGTCTCACCAAAAAACTGCTGATTGCGGATCATCTCGCGACGTTCGTCGATCCTGTGTTCTCCGATCCCATGCGATTCCGCACCGGCGATCTCTGGCTGGCCATGTTCTGTTACGGCGGCCAGATATACTGCGATTTCTCCGGCTACACCGACATGGCGATCGCAATCGCCCGCATGATGGGTTATGACTTCGCTCCGAACTTTGCCAGTCCTTACCTCTCCGTGAACCTATCCGAATTCTGGAGACGATGGCACATTTCGCTCTCGTCGTGGCTGCGGGATTATCTTTACATTCCGCTTGGTGGTTCTCGCCTCGGCCGCTGGATCACGGCGCGCAATCTGCTCATCACGATGCTGCTCGGCGGTTTGTGGCATGGCGCGAGTTGGACGTTCGTGATCTGGGGCGGCATTCATGGTGTGGCGCTGATTCTGATGCGCGTGTTCACTTCACGAACGCAGTCCGCCCCGGGGCCCGGACGTCGCCTGTTCAACTGGGCCGCGACGCTCATGATCGTGCATATCGCCTGGGTGTACTTCAGGTGTCAGCCGATGACCCTGGCGGACGGACTCGGACGCGAATCGACCGCGGCAGCCCTGAATCGCGCTTGGTACTTTATGCGGCATTTGTTCATTCCGGCTGAGGTGCCCGATCCGATCTGGTTGATGAACAAGCTGCCCTCGGTCATGCTGTTGGGGCTGCTTGCGATTTTGCACTGTTATGAGGAATGGGTTCGGCGCGACCGTCCGCGGCTTAGGCTGCCCGCGCCGGTGGCGGGATTTGGATATGCGACATGGATCATTCTGCTTGTGATCTTCAGCCCGGCAAATTCGCACCCTTTCATCTATTTTCAGTTTTGA
- a CDS encoding DUF1570 domain-containing protein, translating to MTYSTEDWTYKGVSGQKLTSAHYELYTTCIKRKPFLEALPVFMEACFSAYRELLPTEVELSEPMKSYLFLRRPEWERFTVEFTGPRAATYKQIRRGGYSERGVTVSFFTTQAATLSILAHEGLHQYLEVTGRSQIPAWINEGLACYFEAFELDQYNRPSFNPRNNTLRSPAMREALVNDSLIPLKEILGTHAGIAVQQHASHVRSYYAQEWSLVMYLLDSPRTNRYSPGFRLLLTELGTEAMNRKANAFMAADSEGEMSRGEAIFRAYITEDLEGFETDYRAFLRKLLDLREF from the coding sequence GTGACATATTCAACCGAGGATTGGACGTACAAAGGCGTTTCCGGACAGAAGCTCACGTCCGCTCACTACGAGCTCTACACCACCTGCATCAAGCGAAAGCCGTTCCTCGAAGCATTGCCGGTGTTCATGGAGGCGTGCTTCAGCGCATATCGCGAGCTACTGCCGACCGAGGTTGAACTGTCGGAGCCGATGAAGTCCTACTTGTTTCTGCGACGCCCTGAATGGGAGCGGTTCACGGTTGAGTTTACCGGTCCTCGCGCCGCAACCTACAAGCAGATTCGACGTGGCGGCTATTCGGAACGGGGAGTGACGGTCTCGTTTTTCACGACTCAGGCCGCCACATTGTCGATTCTGGCACATGAAGGCCTGCATCAGTACCTCGAAGTGACGGGCCGCAGCCAGATTCCGGCGTGGATCAACGAAGGACTCGCCTGCTACTTCGAGGCATTTGAACTCGATCAATACAACCGGCCGAGCTTCAATCCGCGGAACAACACGCTGCGCAGCCCGGCGATGCGCGAGGCGCTTGTCAACGATTCACTCATTCCGCTGAAGGAAATTCTCGGCACCCATGCGGGGATTGCAGTCCAGCAGCACGCAAGTCACGTCCGCAGCTATTATGCGCAGGAGTGGTCGCTCGTCATGTATCTTCTGGATTCGCCCCGGACCAACAGATACTCCCCCGGTTTCCGTCTTCTGTTGACGGAGTTGGGCACGGAGGCGATGAACCGCAAGGCCAACGCATTCATGGCGGCAGATTCCGAAGGCGAGATGAGCCGGGGTGAAGCGATCTTCCGAGCCTACATCACGGAGGATCTCGAGGGTTTTGAGACGGACTATCGAGCCTTTCTGCGAAAACTGCTGGACCTGCGCGAGTTCTGA
- a CDS encoding OmpA family protein: MSRVRMMTLIAGLGATWLMSTGCVSQDEYLREKFARRKAVERCETLERDLQDERNRVMALETERESLRNQLNAKNELADNYKAERDRLEEYVARLQADLDRLGGQGLGEIKVVEVKLPPELDRALQEFASKYPDAVEYDPRRGAVRWKSDLTFDKGSDHVRQNVIDSLRSFAQIVNSPAASSFEVVVVGHTDNLRIVNPATLRDHPTNWHLSVHRAISVMGVLGSNGVASTRLGVMGYGEFRPRVPNPATGGSEANRRVEIFLVSTNEAIPTDTTGAVAPYEPVHVASGN, from the coding sequence ATGAGCAGAGTCAGGATGATGACACTGATTGCGGGGCTGGGGGCGACGTGGCTGATGTCGACGGGCTGCGTCTCTCAGGATGAATACCTTCGCGAGAAGTTCGCACGACGAAAGGCCGTCGAACGATGCGAAACGCTCGAGCGCGACCTGCAGGACGAGCGCAACCGCGTGATGGCACTGGAGACGGAGCGAGAGAGCCTTCGAAACCAGTTGAACGCCAAGAACGAACTGGCGGATAACTACAAGGCCGAGCGCGATCGACTGGAAGAGTATGTTGCGAGGCTGCAGGCGGATCTGGATCGCCTCGGTGGACAGGGACTGGGCGAAATCAAGGTCGTCGAAGTGAAACTTCCGCCTGAACTGGATCGGGCGTTGCAGGAATTTGCTTCAAAGTATCCGGACGCGGTTGAATACGATCCACGCCGAGGCGCGGTTCGATGGAAGAGCGATCTGACCTTTGACAAGGGCAGTGATCATGTTCGGCAGAATGTGATCGATTCGCTGAGATCGTTCGCCCAGATTGTGAACTCGCCGGCTGCCAGCAGTTTCGAGGTGGTCGTGGTGGGGCATACCGACAATCTGCGAATCGTGAACCCTGCTACGCTCCGCGACCATCCGACGAATTGGCATCTCTCCGTACATCGAGCCATCTCGGTGATGGGTGTGCTCGGCTCGAATGGCGTGGCTTCGACACGGCTCGGCGTGATGGGTTACGGCGAGTTCCGGCCGCGAGTCCCGAATCCTGCCACGGGCGGCAGCGAGGCCAATCGCCGGGTCGAAATTTTCCTTGTAAGCACGAACGAGGCCATACCGACCGACACGACGGGAGCGGTTGCACCGTACGAACCGGTGCACGTCGCGTCCGGCAATTGA
- the trxB gene encoding thioredoxin-disulfide reductase gives MPDIENVIIIGSGPAGWTAAIYAARANLNPLVFAGRAKQTPTTELPGGQLMLTTEVENYPGFPHGVTGPVLMSHFASQAVRFGTRIVSDRGIISEAPPEDTPAFDWHDCKSVDLSKRPFTVVDEDDKVYRARSIIISTGATANWIGLENEMRLARSGGGVSACAVCDGALPIFRNKELAVVGGGDSAIEEATYLTKYAGKVYLIHRRDQLRASKIMAERALSNPKIKPLWNKVVVDVLGESSIRAVKLKDTISGDESELPVGGLFVAIGHTPSTRFLNGQLELDAKGYIKLKDSYRTTTSIEGVFAAGDVVDSVYRQAITAAGMGCKAAIDAERWLAEHGE, from the coding sequence ATGCCCGACATTGAGAACGTCATCATCATCGGCTCCGGACCGGCCGGCTGGACCGCCGCCATTTACGCGGCACGAGCCAACCTGAATCCCCTCGTCTTCGCAGGCCGCGCGAAGCAGACCCCCACCACCGAATTGCCCGGCGGACAGCTCATGCTGACCACCGAAGTCGAGAACTATCCCGGATTCCCCCACGGCGTCACTGGTCCGGTCCTCATGTCTCACTTTGCGTCTCAGGCTGTCCGATTCGGCACGCGAATCGTGTCGGACCGTGGCATCATCAGCGAGGCGCCACCGGAAGACACGCCCGCTTTCGACTGGCATGACTGCAAATCCGTCGATCTCTCCAAACGACCTTTCACCGTCGTGGACGAGGACGACAAGGTTTATCGCGCCAGGTCGATCATTATTTCCACAGGCGCAACCGCCAACTGGATCGGGCTCGAAAACGAAATGCGATTGGCCCGCAGCGGCGGCGGTGTCAGCGCCTGCGCAGTCTGTGACGGCGCATTGCCTATCTTCCGTAACAAGGAACTTGCCGTCGTCGGCGGAGGAGACTCCGCCATTGAAGAGGCGACCTATCTCACGAAGTATGCGGGAAAGGTTTATCTGATCCACCGTCGAGACCAGCTCCGCGCCAGCAAAATCATGGCTGAGAGAGCGCTGAGCAATCCGAAGATCAAACCGCTCTGGAACAAGGTCGTCGTCGATGTCCTCGGTGAAAGCAGCATCCGTGCGGTCAAACTCAAAGACACCATCAGTGGCGATGAATCCGAGCTACCAGTCGGCGGCCTCTTCGTTGCGATCGGCCACACACCGTCGACTCGCTTTCTCAATGGTCAACTTGAATTGGATGCCAAAGGCTATATCAAGCTGAAGGACTCGTACCGAACGACGACGAGTATTGAGGGGGTCTTCGCAGCGGGCGATGTCGTCGATAGCGTGTATCGACAGGCGATCACCGCAGCCGGCATGGGCTGCAAAGCCGCGATCGATGCCGAACGATGGCTCGCCGAGCACGGCGAATAG